Proteins from a genomic interval of Stigmatopora nigra isolate UIUO_SnigA chromosome 19, RoL_Snig_1.1, whole genome shotgun sequence:
- the LOC144212744 gene encoding coiled-coil domain-containing 92B-like, translated as MDASRLERHVASVQRGIVFLEHEHFTLLAGLHVEISNLKRRCHELSCELDSKFPHKTSAEYEAELASRCEAARRLLEEQHGTTIAARGKLCLDGARASELGRNLRQDERHFLEELKRRSHKITMLNRELQRQKGAKAALCHQLNAARAELHQRRCTGAATRVYVDPLPLPLETETVETDEDDEEEVDPERSPASISPLVGQHLVRYSVRTARVRACVPRERVTSPQRPRPMPDPALFLAPFRYRLLRWGRPMRVQDGEADDWEDVDEGGGLQGRVDMGAAEGETAL; from the exons ATGGACGCCAGTAGACTGGAGCGTCATGTGGCCAGCGTGCAAAGAGGAATTGTCTTTCTCGAGCACGAGCATTTCACATTGCTGGCGGGTCTGCACGTGGAGATCAGCAACCTCAAAAGAAGATGCCATG AGCTGAGCTGTGAATTAGACTCCAAGTTCCCACACAAGACATCGGCAG AATATGAAGCAGAGCTAGCGTCACGCTGTGAGgccgctcggcgcctcctcgaAGAGCAGCATGGTACAACGATAGCTGCCCGTGGAAAGCTGTGCCTGGATGGGGCACGTGCATCGGAGTTAGGTCGTAATCTACGCCAGGACGAGCGCCACTTCCTGGAAGAGCTCAAGCGTCGCAGCCACAAAATTACAATGCTCAATCGTGAGCTTCAGCGACAGAAGGGCGCCAAGGCCGCCCTGTGCCACCAGCTCAACGCCGCCCGTGCGGAACTGCACCAGCGACGCTGCACGGGTGCCGCCACCCGGGTATACGTGGACCCGCTCCCCCTACCCCTAGAGACGGAAACGGTTGAAACAGATGAGGACGATGAGGAGGAGGTAGATCCCGAGCGGTCGCCGGCATCCATCTCCCCTTTGGTCGGACAGCACCTGGTGAGGTACAGCGTGAGGACGGCGCGGGTGCGAGCGTGCGTCCCTCGGGAAAGAGTGACGTCACCACAGAGGCCGCGGCCTATGCCAGACCCTGCCCTATTCCTGGCACCCTTCAGATACCGCCTCCTACGCTGGGGCCGACCAATGAGAGTGCAGGATGGTGAGGCGGACGATTGGGAGGATGTGGACGAGGGTGGCGGCCTGCAGGGGCGGGTGGACATGGGCGCTGCTGAGGGGGAGACGGCCTTGTAA